The Epilithonimonas zeae genome contains a region encoding:
- a CDS encoding alpha/beta hydrolase, which translates to MTVVLDAQITFKIVELPRNTNQNPKLFLASNLNNWNPNDSQFEFKKDSEGSLILTIPTPSQKVEYKITQGNWETAEDSPNRTLEVSNSSKTVELKIQNWTQPKEKKHTAASNVKILSENFKIPQLNTTRKIWIYLPPDYEKSNKKYPVIYMHDGQNLFDEFTSFSGEWSVDETLNEIFSETGESAIVIGIDNGGETRLAEYSPWNNEKYKTKGEGNLYLEFLTKNLKPYIDKTYRTQKQASKTLVMGSSMGGLISLYASVKYPTVFGKAGIFSPAFWFVSKDLKAYLNKNKSNLKNSKFYFVAGKNEDETMAPEIETVNESLLKKSVPEKNIVVKIDEDGTHSENYWKRELKQALIWLLK; encoded by the coding sequence ATGACTGTTGTTTTGGATGCACAGATTACTTTTAAAATTGTAGAACTTCCTAGGAATACAAATCAAAATCCAAAGTTATTTCTGGCTTCTAATCTTAACAATTGGAATCCGAATGATAGCCAGTTTGAGTTCAAAAAAGATTCGGAAGGTTCATTAATATTGACGATTCCTACTCCATCCCAGAAAGTAGAATATAAAATCACGCAAGGCAATTGGGAAACAGCTGAAGATTCTCCAAACAGAACTTTGGAAGTTTCTAATTCTTCAAAAACTGTTGAATTAAAAATCCAAAACTGGACGCAACCAAAAGAGAAGAAACATACTGCGGCTTCTAATGTCAAAATATTAAGTGAGAATTTTAAAATTCCACAGCTTAATACGACGAGAAAAATCTGGATTTATCTCCCACCCGATTACGAGAAATCCAATAAGAAATATCCTGTGATCTATATGCACGACGGACAAAATCTTTTTGATGAATTCACGAGTTTTTCGGGAGAATGGAGCGTTGATGAAACACTGAATGAAATCTTTTCTGAAACCGGAGAATCTGCAATCGTCATCGGAATTGATAATGGTGGAGAGACGCGACTGGCAGAATATTCGCCGTGGAATAATGAAAAATATAAGACGAAAGGCGAAGGAAATTTGTATCTGGAATTTCTTACAAAAAATTTAAAACCTTATATTGATAAAACTTACAGAACTCAGAAACAGGCTTCTAAAACCTTGGTTATGGGAAGTTCTATGGGTGGTTTGATTTCACTCTATGCATCGGTGAAATATCCGACTGTCTTTGGAAAAGCCGGAATCTTCAGTCCTGCTTTTTGGTTTGTTTCCAAGGATCTGAAAGCCTATCTGAACAAAAACAAAAGCAATCTCAAAAATTCCAAATTCTATTTTGTAGCAGGAAAAAATGAAGATGAAACAATGGCTCCGGAAATCGAAACTGTGAATGAATCATTATTAAAGAAATCGGTTCCGGAAAAAAATATCGTCGTGAAAATAGATGAAGATGGAACGCATTCTGAAAATTACTGGAAAAGAGAACTGAAGCAAGCTTTGATTTGGTTGTTGAAGTAA